The Pyrus communis chromosome 5, drPyrComm1.1, whole genome shotgun sequence region atCTCGTTAATAATTTGTGTATTCATGACGTTGATTGTGTTTTGCGATGtgaaaaacacaagggattctTATATTGTCTTCAAACTGTCCCATCCCTGAGGGGTACCCGTGTCAATAACACATCATGTAAGTTTCGCTTTACATGGCGTTTAATTGGCACGAAATGTCACAGTGATAAGTACCTGTATCCTAAAAGTTGGCGGCGGTTCCAAAACACACAATAAAAACAGTTCAAACTTTCTAAAGTGACTTTTTTTAACTACCGAGAAAAAGTAAACAAACAGTTCGGGACTTCCTccgaaacaaaaacaaaaagcaaaaacaatTTCGCAGTTTGAGACATTGTAAACAAAAACAGACCCTCAAAACCTGAACCCAGTTCCTAGCAACAGCAGTTTCATCGGAAGCAAGCAGTCTTTTGGCAAACAGCCCCGGCTCCTCAAACAGAACAAAACACAAGTATCTCTGGTCGCATGATATCCAGCTAGTTTTATGCCAGCTAGTTTTATGCAATGGACTCATAACATTTCTTGAGACTTTCTGACACACCGCCCTACTTTCTTCCTGAACTCGTCCCTACTCTCTCTCCATTGTTTCTGGAAACACACAATTAACAACATATGTCAGCGGATTAGACAGATACCACAAGGTAAATAAGTCAACAAGATAAGCCATTCACATGAATCACTGGTGAGCCAGTTGAACTGACACCGTTTGTTTCCTCGTTCAATATTCAAAACATCCAAGCCTGAATGGCAAATTGAACCTAGTATTATGATGTACATAAAAGCTGCTTACACTATGTTTCTGTCCAATGTGTTTTACCGGGAAGAAAATCATGTCTTTCTTGTGAGCTTAGATGTTACTTTTAAGAAAACCAAGTGGACTAACAAGTGATGTACAATGTAAAGCATAGTcctcaatcatttttttttttttaattaaggaGCTGTGGCTTTACGAATTATTCCATGATCCCCAGAAAATATCTTATCAGCAAGTACTACCAGAATCGAAGCATTTATACCATGTCGCTCTATATGCGAATTGAACTCCAGCATCCAATCCAAAGTAGTGTCAAACAAATAATACTCAAAAGAACTGATAATGAAATCaacaaataaagttaaaaaaacctACCGCAGCATCGACATTCGCAGGAGATTCATCATTAGGGCTTGAAAGCATTGAGATTATACTCAAAAGAATACTCTCAACCTGCAGAATAACAACAAATTCGTTAGTAGATCCTCAACAATAGGAACACGGTAACTGCGTTCATATAATAGTATGTGGATCcatagaaaattaaacaaaatgccTGGTACTTTGGGTCTGAGTTTGTAAACCAGAAGGAATCAACAATCAGTGTACATTTGATAATACAGCACATCCAGAACTGTCTCCAGTTAAAGACATTCCTCAGAGTCACATACAAACAAACGTTTTACGAGTTCACCAGAAATTTCAGTATGTACCGTATATTTAAGGCACAACTTCATTACTTTTCCAACAATAAAAGTAAAACCGGTGGTTTCCCACAACCATTCCGAAGTCAGTGTCACAGATCTTCAACTTGCAACAAGCCCACTTTTCAAACAACTGATTCCATTGCCTTGTAAAAGTTGGTGTTGTTCCCGACACCAGTGCCAACTTTTCCATAAGCACCTAAACCACTAAATAGAAGCCACTTGAAGGTTAAATCACAGGTTCAATGTTGGAAAATTCAACTACCATAGTGATCCAGATTCTCCATTCCCTCTTTGTGATCTCTTATACTCTCTTCACTTGAGCACTCCCGATTGAAACCTACAGAAAGCTCAGATATGTACTATATCATTAACTCTCAAGATTCTGCAACTTTACTGCAAGCTTGTCTAGTTTCATAAAGTTCCTCCTCAAGACaaaggaagaggaagcaaaCTAACATGAGGTTCATGGTACTAGCACATAGAAGAATGACTAATGATTAGGGACTTCTCCGATCGAACGATGCACTAGTTTCCAATGCATCATGCAGGTAAAAAATTGTACAGCACAATACAATAATAAACCTGAACCCAACTCAAGCAATCTTTGTCTAAACTAGAGTTGTGCTAGGGTTTAGGAACAAGCACCTCAATACAGGCTCAGGATGAGATCCACAGGGCTATTGTACAATTCAGTCCTGCGATGATCTCATTTCAATCCTTACAGTTGGCCACCACCAAGTTGCACTGCCAATTATAACTACCATCAGATAATCAGTGTATTAATGACACACACAAACTCGACCACTTAGGTATGTGTAACTCTCCAACTTTTGAATCTTTATCCAGAAACACTTGCAACCTTCTAATATTTCATTGTTATTTGAAACAGAAAGGGGAAACCACACTGCAAAATCCGCTAAAGAATTGATCCACTACTTATAACCACACAATGGTACTACAGTTACAACTTGCAATCCAACACTGCACCCCTAGGATTATGGCTACAACTAAACAAGTGAAACCACAAAAGCTGAAAAGTAACAAGATTTTTATTCCAAATGCTGCACATAAAACATAGATAAATGGAAGAACCAATATTGACAAATAAGTACATACTGTATGGACTGGGTTCCAGCGCTCAGTTGCAAGCTCGTAGCCATTTGGATCGTCACCAGGGGGATGAAGAATTGAAACACAAACCTTTCCATCCGAGTAAACTGCAAAAGACATGGAAGCTTGATCACGATGAACTAGAGGTGGAAAAGCAATATTCACAAGTTACTTCAGAAACAATATACAGAAGACAGTTGTTACCATTGGGGTGCCACATCTCTGAGGTAAATCTCACTATAGGAGGGTTGCACGGATAATCCTCGGGGAAACTCATGATGGCATTAAAGAAACCGCCCTCActacaacaaataaattataatgaaCTAGGTCAGTTAAAAAATTCGGTTCCCAAACAAAAATCCTGTGGGTTTTCCTGTCTTCACTATCAAAAGCATGCAATAAATTAGCTTCTAGTAACATCTGACgaacaccaaaaaaaacaaaggaaactgAATCCAATCGTGTCCAAATCAAATAAACATCCGAAACCCTTTTTCGTCTAAAGAATGCATTAAATTAGCTTCT contains the following coding sequences:
- the LOC137734929 gene encoding ubiquitin-conjugating enzyme E2 7-like; the protein is MATAPSSQASLLLQKQLKDLCKHPVDGFSAGLVNEDNIFEWNVTIIGPPDTLYEGGFFNAIMSFPEDYPCNPPIVRFTSEMWHPNVYSDGKVCVSILHPPGDDPNGYELATERWNPVHTVESILLSIISMLSSPNDESPANVDAAKQWRESRDEFRKKVGRCVRKSQEML